TAAGCTTAAAGCAGAGACCATTGCTGCTAGGATCGGACGGGCTAATGGTATTCGCCGTCGGGCACGTTTTGCGTAGGGAAATAAGCAGAGACAGACAAACGAATTGCCTTGGAGGTCGATAGCGAACATTTCCACAGAACTTTACAGTGCCGACGAGACTGTGGTCTCCAGGATGATGATAGAAATTTTGGAAGCAGCTGGCAGTGCCCTGGCCGTAAGCAAAGCTATAAAACAGCCGGCATGGACTCTCGCGACTGGTGTCTGGGGCTCCATCAGTGTCGTAGAAAGACAGGATGGCTGGATTCACGCTCTCGCGCCTGATGGCCTTACTGACGCTGGCCACAACGACAGCTGGCCATATAACATCCACCGGAGCGACTGTGAAACTTGGAGAACTCAGCTACTTCATCAGCCCCTACCAGGCCGGAAATATTCCTCGATCTTCACTCAATGCAATCAGTGATATACCAAGCGCTTTCGGGTTCACTCCAATCACAGTAGTGGCCACAGCCACCAGCTCCTCGGACCTAAACGCAGTCCTGACAAACTGGACAAACATCGACGACGTCTTCCAGGCCGGTTTTGCGCAGGTTGTCTTTCTTGCTGGTCAGAAAAGTAGCAGCACGCAAACCCTACTCGGCACAGACGCAATCGTAGCTCCGCTAGATGTCTCCAACTTGCCCTCTGGGCCTTACTTTGTCGACTCCGCGGGCTCGGCGTACAGAGCTTACCGTTTGTACGATGATTTTGTCGGTGCATTTGCGGAGTCGCTTCTGCAAAAGCCAGATGGATCTTTTGAGACGCTCTCGGCCAAGATTAGCTCCTCCGTCACGATGAGCATCGGTGTACCGTCGAGACTATATTTCACACGAACCAAGGAAAAGCCATTGGCGGGAGTTCGCATCGGAGTAAAGGATCTCTTCGACCTCAGCGGCGTAAAAAAGTCCAACGGCAACCGGGCATGGTACCACTTCTATCCAGAGGCGGAGAAGACAGCTCCTGCAATCCAAAACCTCATTGACGCCGGTGCTGTCATCGTTGGCCAACAGATACCGGCACAATTTGCGCAAGGTGGCACCGCCACAGCCGATTGGATCGACTATCACGCACCGTTCAATCCTCGAGGAGATGGCTATAATGATGCTGGAGGTAGCTCAacgggcggcggcgcatccATCGCCGCATACGACTGGCTTGATTTGGCCGTTGGAACAGACACTGGTGGAAGTATCCGCGGTCCTGCAGCTGAGGGCGGAGTCTTTGGCAACCGGCCAAGCTGGGGAAGCGTGTCCGCGGATGGTTGCATGCCTCTCTCTCCGACGATGGACACCATTGGCTTTCTCACTCGGGATCCCACGCTCTGGGATGCGGCTCAGGCGGCGTTGTACCAGAGCAAGTATACCTCTTACGCCAATGACAAGGCGATAAATTGGCCGAAGAAGATTTACAACATTGGCGGTTGGCCGGACCCAGCTGATCCTACACCCCTTGATGACCTGACGCAGACACTTGTGGATATTAGAAGCAAGATTGTTGAGTTGACTGGCTCAGAGCTCCATGTGACTGAGATTGCGGATGAATGGATCAAAACGCGACCCAAGACAGCCCAGAATGCCAGCATAAACGAAGTTCTTGATCGTGTGTACGCCATCAAGATAGAGAAAGATGTTGTACGGCTTGTCCGAGAACCATTTTATGCCGATTATAGCGGTAAGTCGAGAAACCCGGTTCATGCTCCTCCCTGATAGAAAGTAATCGGTTAACACATTCACACAGCAAAACACGACGGTGCTCTCCCTGCGGTCGACCCAGCCAACACCAACCGATGGGACTTTGCCGACCAGACACCAGACTCGGCACTTGTCGGCGCCGAGACCAACAGAACCATGTTCCGAGATTGGCTGCAGTCAGAGTTACTGACGACAGACAACGAGACTTGCTCCTCAGCGATTATAATTTACGCGACAGTTCTCGCTGATCCCGTGCCGCGTAACGTCTACCTGAGCCCGCCCAAGGTGAACCCCAAGTTCTCCCTGTCTCGGATAGCGCCGTTTGCAGAAGTCCCAGACTTTGCCATTCCAGTTGGAGAGTTTGAGGCAAACAGCACCATTACGAATCACACACAGATGCTGCCTTTGGGGCTGGGCATCATGGTGGCCAAAGGTTGCGATGGAATGTTGACGAGGTTGGCACAGGACATGGTGAAGAGCGGCATCATTGGGCATTACGAGGCTGGTGGGACAATGGAGGGCGGAGAGGTGTTGTTTAAG
This genomic stretch from Trichoderma breve strain T069 chromosome 1, whole genome shotgun sequence harbors:
- a CDS encoding amidase domain-containing protein, which encodes MAGFTLSRLMALLTLATTTAGHITSTGATVKLGELSYFISPYQAGNIPRSSLNAISDIPSAFGFTPITVVATATSSSDLNAVLTNWTNIDDVFQAGFAQVVFLAGQKSSSTQTLLGTDAIVAPLDVSNLPSGPYFVDSAGSAYRAYRLYDDFVGAFAESLLQKPDGSFETLSAKISSSVTMSIGVPSRLYFTRTKEKPLAGVRIGVKDLFDLSGVKKSNGNRAWYHFYPEAEKTAPAIQNLIDAGAVIVGQQIPAQFAQGGTATADWIDYHAPFNPRGDGYNDAGGSSTGGGASIAAYDWLDLAVGTDTGGSIRGPAAEGGVFGNRPSWGSVSADGCMPLSPTMDTIGFLTRDPTLWDAAQAALYQSKYTSYANDKAINWPKKIYNIGGWPDPADPTPLDDLTQTLVDIRSKIVELTGSELHVTEIADEWIKTRPKTAQNASINEVLDRVYAIKIEKDVVRLVREPFYADYSAKHDGALPAVDPANTNRWDFADQTPDSALVGAETNRTMFRDWLQSELLTTDNETCSSAIIIYATVLADPVPRNVYLSPPKVNPKFSLSRIAPFAEVPDFAIPVGEFEANSTITNHTQMLPLGLGIMVAKGCDGMLTRLAQDMVKSGIIGHYEAGGTMEGGEVLFK